In a genomic window of Streptomyces sp. NBC_01231:
- a CDS encoding kinase, producing the protein MVGTEESRLVVLRGNSASGKSSVAVGLREKFGRGLALVGQDNLRRIVLLERDRPGAANIGLIDLTVRYALDVGYHVVVEGILSADHYGDMLTQLRADHRGPTHGYYLDVPFTETLARHATKPIADDVNETQLRDWYRSRDLLPDGVETLIGADSALHETVDRIMLDTGLGHLPALDI; encoded by the coding sequence ATGGTGGGCACCGAAGAATCCCGGCTGGTCGTGTTGCGCGGCAACAGCGCCTCGGGCAAATCGTCCGTCGCGGTCGGACTCCGCGAGAAGTTCGGCCGCGGTCTGGCCCTGGTCGGCCAGGACAACCTCCGCCGCATCGTGCTCCTCGAACGGGACCGGCCGGGAGCGGCGAACATCGGCCTGATCGACCTGACGGTCCGCTACGCCCTTGACGTCGGCTATCACGTCGTCGTCGAAGGCATCCTGTCCGCCGACCACTACGGCGACATGCTCACCCAGCTGCGCGCCGACCACCGTGGCCCGACCCACGGCTACTACCTCGACGTGCCGTTCACCGAAACCCTCGCCCGGCACGCCACCAAGCCGATCGCCGATGACGTCAACGAGACGCAACTGCGCGACTGGTACCGGTCACGCGATCTGCTGCCGGACGGTGTCGAGACCCTCATCGGCGCCGACAGCGCCCTGCACGAGACCGTCGACCGCATCATGCTCGACACCGGCCTGGGCCACCTGCCCGCACTGGACATCTGA
- a CDS encoding IclR family transcriptional regulator: MKHTQTDYGPTAPDEDGPAGADGARLVGSDRVLAVLKELARHPGGVGLEELTRAIASPKPTVHRALGALRRAGLADQDARGRYVLGDEFLRMAFAHHEARPEHVRVRPVLDALAHRFGETAHYAVLDDREVVYRAKVDPPSGAVRLTSTIGGRNPAHTTAVGKLLLTRQLDSLGEVEKWVGDSPLERRTPRTRCTAVDLHRELTATRERDYGVDDQENENGVNCLALPVYLTSPTTPSGAVSISALAYRTPLASLIDALDEIRVLLGPLGEPHS, translated from the coding sequence ATGAAGCATACGCAGACGGACTACGGACCGACAGCCCCCGACGAGGACGGCCCGGCAGGTGCCGACGGCGCCCGGCTCGTGGGCTCGGACCGGGTGCTCGCGGTCCTCAAGGAACTCGCGCGACATCCCGGCGGCGTCGGCCTGGAGGAACTGACCCGGGCGATCGCCAGCCCCAAGCCGACCGTGCACCGGGCGCTCGGCGCCCTGCGCCGGGCCGGGCTGGCCGACCAGGACGCCCGTGGCCGCTATGTGCTCGGGGACGAGTTCCTGCGCATGGCCTTCGCGCACCACGAGGCCCGCCCCGAGCACGTCCGCGTCCGCCCCGTACTCGACGCACTGGCGCACCGGTTCGGCGAGACGGCCCACTACGCGGTCCTCGACGACCGCGAGGTCGTCTACCGCGCCAAGGTCGACCCGCCCAGCGGCGCCGTCCGGCTGACCTCGACGATCGGCGGACGCAACCCCGCCCACACCACGGCAGTGGGGAAGCTGCTGCTCACACGGCAGTTGGACTCCTTGGGCGAGGTCGAGAAGTGGGTCGGTGACTCCCCGCTCGAGCGCCGGACACCCCGAACGCGGTGCACTGCCGTCGACCTCCATCGGGAACTGACAGCCACCCGTGAACGCGACTACGGCGTGGACGACCAGGAGAACGAGAACGGGGTCAACTGCCTTGCCCTGCCCGTCTATCTGACCTCACCGACCACTCCCTCCGGAGCCGTGAGCATCAGCGCGCTCGCCTACCGCACCCCCCTGGCGTCCCTCATCGACGCGCTCGATGAGATCCGCGTCCTCCTCGGCCCTCTCGGGGAACCGCACAGCTGA
- a CDS encoding MFS transporter, giving the protein MAQLTHTSPNTAPRAPGPRFHRAWAIAVAAGAAIVTAGAFTTVPGLLVTPLHESYAWDRGHIALAASVNMVLFGLTAPFAAALMDRIGIRRVVVGALLLVAVGALLTSVMTRPWQLVAYWGVLIGLGSGCLTMTFAASITSSWFDKRRGLVTGVLSSSSHLGQLLFLPLLAWAVDHYGWRPPVVTLAFVALAVTALVLLLLRDHPADVGVKPYGAPEFVPKPAPAPGAARRTLTVLFDAVRTGPFWLLAGMFVICGASTNGIMWSNWAPAAHDHGMHATAAASMLSLIGIFSALGAVLSGWLTDRFDPRRLLTTYFAVRALTLLVLPMVLSSTVTFPLVVFVVVYGLVDVATVPPVIALCGRVYGEDGPIVFGWTNSAHQLGAGASAFLGATARDLFGTYDVVWTTLSAVCLVAALMALVVRAPRHPRHVPA; this is encoded by the coding sequence ATGGCCCAGTTGACACACACCTCACCGAACACCGCACCGCGTGCGCCAGGACCACGTTTCCACCGGGCGTGGGCGATCGCCGTCGCCGCGGGCGCGGCCATCGTCACGGCCGGTGCCTTCACCACCGTCCCCGGTCTGCTGGTGACTCCACTGCACGAAAGCTACGCCTGGGACCGTGGACACATCGCCCTCGCGGCCTCGGTGAACATGGTGCTCTTCGGTCTCACGGCGCCCTTCGCGGCGGCCCTGATGGACCGGATCGGCATCCGCCGGGTGGTCGTGGGCGCGCTTCTGCTCGTCGCCGTGGGCGCTCTGCTCACCAGTGTCATGACCCGGCCTTGGCAACTGGTCGCGTACTGGGGCGTGCTGATCGGTCTCGGCAGCGGCTGTCTCACCATGACATTCGCCGCGAGCATCACCAGCAGCTGGTTCGACAAGCGCCGGGGGCTGGTCACGGGCGTACTCAGCTCATCCAGCCACTTGGGCCAGCTGCTCTTCCTGCCGCTCCTCGCCTGGGCCGTCGATCACTACGGCTGGCGGCCGCCGGTGGTGACACTCGCGTTCGTTGCTCTGGCGGTGACCGCGTTGGTGCTCCTTCTGCTCCGTGACCACCCGGCCGACGTGGGCGTGAAGCCCTACGGAGCACCAGAGTTCGTGCCCAAACCGGCGCCGGCCCCCGGGGCGGCACGGCGCACGCTGACCGTGCTCTTCGATGCCGTACGCACCGGCCCCTTCTGGCTCCTGGCCGGCATGTTCGTCATCTGCGGCGCCTCCACCAACGGCATCATGTGGAGCAACTGGGCCCCCGCCGCACACGACCACGGCATGCACGCCACGGCGGCGGCGTCGATGCTCTCCCTCATCGGGATCTTCTCAGCCCTGGGCGCGGTCCTCTCGGGCTGGCTCACGGACCGTTTCGATCCCCGCCGCCTGCTGACGACGTACTTCGCAGTCCGCGCGCTCACCCTGCTGGTCCTGCCGATGGTGCTCTCGTCCACCGTCACCTTCCCCCTGGTCGTCTTCGTGGTCGTCTACGGTCTGGTCGACGTCGCCACAGTCCCGCCCGTCATCGCCCTGTGCGGTCGTGTCTACGGCGAGGACGGCCCCATCGTCTTCGGCTGGACGAACTCCGCGCACCAACTGGGCGCGGGCGCCTCGGCGTTCCTCGGAGCCACCGCACGCGACCTGTTCGGCACCTATGACGTGGTGTGGACCACGCTGAGCGCGGTGTGCCTGGTCGCCGCCCTGATGGCACTGGTCGTACGCGCCCCGAGGCACCCCCGGCACGTTCCGGCGTAG
- a CDS encoding fumarylacetoacetate hydrolase family protein produces the protein MYLMRIGAPGAEKPVARIDDETYVDLSDVVTDFDEAFFGSGGIDRVRPLVAERADAGQASRFAGERVGAPIARPHQILCIGLNYRDHAAESGMPVPDEPILFTKSPNTLVGPHDDVRIPRGSTKTDWEVELGIVIGRRTSYLDSVEEARDAIAGYLVVNDVSERAFQLERGGQWAKGKSAETFNPAGPWLATTDEIDDVLALDMWLDVNGVRRQTGSTKTMVFDPYVIVHYLSQFLVLEPGDLINTGTPPGVGMGLTPPVYLQPGDVMELGIRQLGTQRQHVLAPR, from the coding sequence GTGTACCTCATGCGCATCGGCGCCCCCGGCGCCGAGAAGCCCGTCGCCCGCATCGACGACGAGACCTACGTCGACCTCTCCGATGTCGTCACGGACTTCGACGAGGCGTTCTTCGGCTCCGGCGGCATCGACCGCGTCCGTCCTCTCGTGGCAGAGCGGGCCGACGCAGGTCAGGCGTCGCGCTTCGCCGGAGAGCGCGTCGGCGCCCCGATCGCGCGCCCGCACCAGATCCTGTGCATCGGGCTCAACTACCGTGACCACGCGGCCGAGAGCGGCATGCCCGTCCCCGACGAGCCGATCCTGTTCACCAAGTCACCCAACACCTTGGTCGGCCCGCACGACGACGTGCGCATACCGCGCGGCTCCACCAAGACCGACTGGGAGGTCGAGCTCGGCATCGTCATCGGCCGCCGCACCAGCTACCTCGACTCGGTGGAGGAGGCCCGCGACGCCATCGCCGGATACCTGGTCGTCAACGACGTCAGCGAGCGCGCCTTCCAGTTGGAGCGCGGCGGCCAGTGGGCCAAGGGCAAGTCCGCCGAGACCTTCAACCCCGCCGGTCCTTGGCTGGCCACCACCGACGAGATCGACGACGTCCTCGCCCTGGACATGTGGCTGGACGTCAACGGGGTCCGCCGGCAGACCGGCAGCACCAAGACGATGGTCTTCGATCCGTACGTCATCGTGCACTACCTGAGCCAGTTCCTCGTCCTGGAGCCGGGCGACCTCATCAACACCGGCACCCCGCCCGGAGTCGGCATGGGCCTCACCCCGCCCGTCTACCTCCAGCCCGGAGACGTGATGGAACTGGGCATCAGGCAGCTCGGCACGCAGCGTCAACACGTCCTGGCTCCCCGGTGA
- a CDS encoding class I SAM-dependent methyltransferase — MADECFGHPRLAAIYDSLDPDRSDLDAYVHMAEELAARRVLDIGCGTGVFALLLADRGIEVVGVDPAAASVDVAEGKPGSERVRWIRGDVSQLPPLQVDLATMTANVAQAIVGRKIWRETLRRAYASLRPGGLLMFETRDPARRAWEQWNREDSYRVTEVPGVGVVETWVEVTDVRWPLVTFRWTYLFASDAQVLTSDSTLRFRERKEVEAGLFAQGYVVDDVREAPDRPGREFVFLARRPEAS; from the coding sequence ATGGCTGACGAGTGCTTCGGGCATCCACGGCTCGCCGCGATCTATGACTCGCTCGACCCCGATCGCAGCGATCTCGACGCGTACGTCCACATGGCGGAAGAGCTCGCCGCACGTCGGGTGCTGGACATCGGCTGCGGGACAGGAGTGTTCGCCCTTCTCCTGGCTGATCGCGGAATCGAGGTTGTCGGGGTCGACCCCGCCGCGGCGTCGGTTGACGTGGCCGAGGGCAAGCCGGGCAGTGAACGGGTGCGGTGGATCCGCGGTGATGTGTCCCAACTCCCACCGCTGCAGGTCGATCTGGCGACCATGACGGCGAACGTGGCTCAGGCCATCGTGGGCCGGAAGATCTGGCGCGAGACTCTGCGGAGGGCGTACGCATCACTGAGGCCCGGCGGGCTCCTGATGTTCGAGACCCGGGATCCGGCCAGGCGTGCCTGGGAGCAGTGGAACCGGGAGGATTCGTACCGCGTGACGGAAGTCCCCGGAGTCGGCGTGGTCGAGACCTGGGTCGAGGTGACCGACGTGAGGTGGCCACTGGTGACGTTTCGGTGGACCTACCTCTTCGCTTCGGACGCACAAGTGCTCACGTCGGACTCGACGTTGCGTTTCCGCGAGCGGAAGGAGGTCGAGGCGGGCCTGTTCGCGCAGGGGTATGTGGTCGACGATGTACGCGAAGCTCCTGACCGTCCGGGCCGGGAGTTCGTCTTTCTCGCGAGGCGGCCGGAGGCAAGCTGA
- a CDS encoding FAD-dependent oxidoreductase codes for MTEDHEAVTAGSGLSRRSFTTAAGTAAAATALAGAPAAATPVQAVPAAPAPTRGADFDRCLAVARALLVVDDHDRPLVPRYERVLQDGLPAQRKATPKKVLVIGAGPAGLVTALLLKRAGHHVTVLEANGNRAGGRIKTFRRGGHERAAQPFADPRQYAEAGAMRLPSSHPLVMGLIDQLDLKKRRFHYVDVDGDGRPANRTWIYVNGIRMRREDYARAPRRINRSFGVPRARWDTPASAILRSVLDPVRDEFSTVDAGGKRVDKPLPERVQGWARVIQRFGDWSMFRFLTEHAGLDERTVDLIGTLENLTSRLPLSFIHSFIGSSLISPDTAFWELEGGTAVLPDALLAKVRDTVRFDRRVTRVEYHDPDRPSSDTRHVGRKGPQVWVDTVSEGRDGPVVREQFTADAAVVTVPFSGLRHVQISPLMSYRKRRAVTELHYDCATKVLLEFSRRWWEFTEADWKRELGRIDPKLYDAYRTGRAPADGSLLGAHSSVPAGHITPGQRTHYAANRAVSRDQPEAAHVVGGGSVSDSANRFMYHPSHPVPGSSGGVVLASYSWADDALRWDSLDDEARYPHALCGLQQVYGQRVEVFYTGAGRTQSWLRDPYAYGEASVLLPGQHTELLPSIPVPEGPLHFAGDHTSLKPAWIEGALESAVRAALEVHTS; via the coding sequence ATGACTGAAGATCACGAGGCCGTCACGGCAGGTTCAGGCCTGTCCAGGCGCAGCTTCACCACGGCGGCGGGAACGGCTGCGGCGGCCACGGCTCTGGCCGGCGCGCCTGCCGCGGCGACGCCCGTCCAGGCCGTCCCGGCCGCACCGGCGCCCACCCGGGGCGCGGACTTCGACAGATGCCTGGCTGTGGCCAGGGCGCTGCTGGTCGTGGACGACCACGACCGTCCCCTCGTCCCGCGTTACGAGCGCGTACTCCAGGACGGACTGCCCGCTCAGCGGAAGGCCACCCCCAAGAAGGTCCTCGTCATCGGGGCCGGCCCGGCCGGTCTGGTGACGGCGCTGCTGCTGAAGCGGGCGGGCCACCACGTGACCGTTCTCGAGGCGAACGGCAACCGGGCGGGCGGACGCATCAAGACGTTCCGCCGCGGTGGTCACGAACGGGCGGCACAGCCCTTCGCGGACCCCCGCCAGTACGCCGAGGCGGGTGCCATGCGCCTGCCCTCCAGTCACCCGCTGGTGATGGGTCTGATCGACCAACTGGACCTGAAGAAGCGGCGGTTCCACTACGTCGACGTCGACGGGGACGGCCGGCCCGCCAACCGCACCTGGATCTACGTGAACGGCATCCGGATGCGGCGCGAGGACTACGCCCGAGCGCCCCGCCGCATCAACCGGTCCTTCGGCGTGCCGCGCGCCCGCTGGGACACTCCCGCCTCCGCCATCCTCCGGTCGGTGCTGGACCCGGTGCGTGACGAGTTCAGCACCGTGGACGCCGGGGGCAAACGGGTCGACAAGCCGCTGCCGGAACGGGTGCAGGGCTGGGCCAGGGTCATCCAACGGTTCGGCGACTGGTCGATGTTCCGCTTCCTGACCGAGCACGCGGGGTTGGACGAGCGCACGGTCGACCTGATCGGCACCCTGGAGAACCTCACGTCACGCCTGCCCCTGTCGTTCATCCACAGTTTCATCGGCTCCTCCCTCATCAGCCCCGACACCGCCTTCTGGGAGCTGGAGGGCGGCACGGCGGTGCTGCCGGACGCGCTGCTGGCGAAGGTGCGCGACACGGTCCGGTTCGACCGCCGGGTCACCCGCGTCGAGTACCACGATCCCGATCGCCCCTCCTCCGACACCCGGCACGTCGGCCGCAAGGGTCCGCAGGTGTGGGTGGACACGGTCTCCGAAGGGCGCGACGGTCCGGTGGTGCGCGAGCAGTTCACCGCGGACGCCGCCGTGGTCACCGTCCCCTTCTCCGGTCTGCGGCACGTACAGATCAGCCCCCTGATGTCGTACCGCAAGCGCCGCGCGGTCACGGAACTGCACTACGACTGCGCCACGAAGGTGCTGCTGGAGTTCAGCCGCCGCTGGTGGGAGTTCACGGAGGCCGACTGGAAGCGCGAGCTGGGCCGGATCGACCCGAAGCTGTACGACGCCTACCGCACCGGCCGCGCCCCCGCCGACGGCAGCCTGCTCGGCGCCCACTCCTCCGTGCCGGCCGGTCACATCACCCCGGGCCAGCGCACCCACTACGCCGCCAACCGTGCCGTCTCCCGCGACCAGCCCGAGGCCGCACACGTCGTGGGCGGCGGCTCGGTGTCGGACAGCGCCAACCGGTTCATGTACCACCCCTCCCACCCGGTGCCCGGCAGCTCCGGCGGAGTGGTGCTGGCCTCCTACAGCTGGGCGGACGACGCGCTCCGCTGGGACTCCCTGGACGACGAGGCCCGCTACCCGCACGCCCTGTGCGGACTGCAGCAGGTCTACGGCCAGCGCGTCGAGGTCTTCTACACCGGCGCCGGACGCACCCAGAGTTGGCTGCGCGACCCCTACGCCTACGGAGAGGCGTCCGTACTGCTGCCCGGCCAGCACACCGAGTTGCTGCCCTCCATCCCCGTGCCCGAGGGCCCGCTGCACTTCGCGGGTGACCACACCTCCCTCAAGCCGGCCTGGATCGAGGGCGCCCTGGAGTCGGCGGTCCGCGCCGCTCTGGAGGTCCACACCTCGTGA
- a CDS encoding helix-turn-helix domain-containing protein, with the protein MPVFCDPGRHRIALFVRQVLLPIELGIVHQLFGQARSGASVDGEPLYEVATCALRAGDVRTDGDFTVRVPHGQEALAEADTVIVLSSYEDYVQEAPDLAAPLAEAFAGIRPGTRMASICTGAFVLASAGLLDGRPATTHWRYTDLFSRLFPQVELDPDVLYTDAGNVLTSAGCASGIDLCLHMIRSDHGTAVAGDVARRAVVPPHREGGQVQYIRHPVPAHAAPATSAAREWALRHLHEPITLGQLAARDAMSVRNFNRRFRDEVGTTPMSWLARQRVELARELLEETDLPVDQVAARTGLGTAANLRQHFHAALGTSPSAYRITFRGPGGSAS; encoded by the coding sequence ATGCCTGTTTTCTGCGACCCCGGGCGGCATCGCATCGCCCTCTTCGTCCGCCAGGTCCTGCTCCCCATCGAGCTGGGCATCGTCCACCAGCTGTTCGGGCAGGCCAGATCGGGCGCGTCGGTGGACGGGGAGCCTCTGTACGAAGTCGCCACCTGCGCCTTGCGGGCCGGAGACGTACGGACGGACGGCGACTTCACCGTGCGTGTCCCGCACGGCCAGGAAGCCCTGGCGGAGGCGGACACGGTGATCGTCCTGTCGTCCTACGAGGACTACGTCCAGGAGGCACCGGACCTCGCTGCTCCGCTGGCCGAAGCGTTCGCCGGTATCCGGCCCGGCACCCGGATGGCGTCCATCTGCACCGGCGCGTTCGTGCTCGCGTCCGCCGGACTTCTGGACGGTCGTCCCGCAACCACCCACTGGCGCTACACCGACTTGTTCTCCAGGCTGTTCCCGCAGGTCGAACTGGACCCGGATGTGCTCTATACCGATGCGGGGAACGTGCTGACCTCCGCGGGCTGCGCGTCCGGAATCGATCTGTGCCTGCACATGATCCGGAGCGACCACGGCACGGCCGTCGCCGGCGATGTCGCCCGCCGCGCGGTCGTGCCGCCGCACCGTGAGGGGGGCCAGGTCCAGTACATCCGCCACCCCGTACCTGCTCACGCGGCACCCGCTACCTCGGCCGCCCGCGAATGGGCGCTCCGGCATCTCCACGAGCCCATCACACTCGGGCAGTTGGCGGCCAGGGACGCGATGAGCGTGCGGAACTTCAATCGACGTTTCCGCGATGAGGTCGGCACGACGCCGATGAGCTGGTTGGCCCGGCAACGCGTGGAACTCGCACGGGAGTTGTTGGAGGAAACGGACCTGCCCGTCGACCAGGTCGCCGCACGCACCGGCCTGGGCACGGCGGCAAATCTACGGCAGCACTTCCACGCGGCCCTGGGCACATCGCCGAGCGCCTACCGCATCACGTTCCGCGGGCCGGGCGGCTCGGCCTCCTGA
- a CDS encoding dihydroxy-acid dehydratase translates to MGLRSDQWYAGQDRNAYIHRAWMRRGVPGDSFTGRPQIAIANTASDLTPCNAHLNEVAASVRNGVYEAGGIPLDLPVVSLGETQVRPTAMLWRNMAAMATEEMLRANPIDGVVLLGGCDKTIPSLLMAAASVDLPAVVVPGGPMLNGTFRGGLLGCGTGVWQLSEEVRAGTLSQEQFTRSESSMIRSRGHCNTMGTASTMALVAEALGTVVPGVAGTPAPDSRLLEAAHHTGRLAVDMVSADRRPATFLTKASFHNAIVALAAIGGSTNAVVHLLAIAGRLGIDLSLDDFDRIGSRVPVLADLQPAGRFLMEDFHRAGGLLAVLREIRDLLDPDALTVTGKPLVDGLDDAPIWDSEVIRTRAEPLVAEGGIAVLRGNLAPDGALIKPAAASPHLLRHRGRAVVFDSIEDFHARIDDPELDVDADSVLVLRGCGPKGYPGMPEVSNMPLPKKLLEQGVRDMVRVCDGRMSGTAYGTVVLHVAPEAAAGGPLALVRTGDFITLDVEARRIEADVPADELARRTPDEATVTGFATPRRGWERLYVDHVLQADTGADLDFLVGSSGSEVSRESH, encoded by the coding sequence GTGGGGCTCCGAAGCGACCAGTGGTACGCGGGTCAGGACCGCAACGCCTACATCCACCGAGCCTGGATGCGCAGGGGTGTGCCGGGGGACTCCTTCACCGGCCGACCGCAGATAGCCATCGCCAACACGGCCTCGGACCTGACCCCCTGCAACGCGCACTTGAACGAGGTGGCGGCCTCGGTTCGCAACGGCGTGTACGAGGCGGGCGGGATCCCGCTGGACCTGCCGGTCGTGTCGCTGGGCGAGACGCAGGTGCGACCCACCGCGATGCTGTGGCGCAACATGGCCGCCATGGCCACCGAGGAGATGCTGCGGGCCAACCCCATCGACGGCGTCGTCCTGCTCGGCGGCTGCGACAAGACGATCCCCTCCCTGCTCATGGCCGCCGCCTCGGTGGACCTTCCCGCGGTCGTGGTCCCCGGCGGCCCGATGCTCAACGGCACTTTCCGCGGCGGCCTGTTGGGCTGTGGCACCGGTGTGTGGCAGCTGTCGGAGGAGGTGCGGGCGGGCACGCTCTCCCAGGAGCAGTTCACCAGGTCAGAGTCGTCGATGATCCGCAGCCGCGGGCACTGCAACACCATGGGCACCGCCTCGACCATGGCGCTGGTGGCGGAGGCGCTCGGCACGGTCGTCCCCGGGGTGGCCGGTACGCCCGCCCCCGACAGCCGTCTGCTGGAGGCCGCGCACCACACCGGCCGGCTGGCGGTGGACATGGTGAGCGCGGACCGGCGGCCCGCGACGTTCCTGACCAAGGCGTCCTTCCACAACGCGATCGTGGCGCTGGCCGCCATCGGCGGTTCGACCAACGCGGTCGTCCACCTCCTGGCGATCGCGGGCCGGCTCGGCATCGACCTGTCGCTCGACGACTTCGACCGCATCGGCTCCCGCGTACCGGTCCTGGCGGACCTCCAACCGGCCGGCCGCTTCCTCATGGAGGACTTCCACCGCGCCGGTGGCCTGCTCGCCGTGCTGCGCGAGATACGCGACCTGCTGGACCCGGACGCTCTGACCGTCACCGGAAAACCGCTGGTGGACGGCCTCGACGACGCCCCGATCTGGGACAGCGAGGTCATCCGCACCCGCGCCGAGCCGCTGGTCGCCGAAGGGGGCATCGCCGTCCTGCGGGGCAACCTCGCTCCCGACGGCGCCCTCATCAAGCCGGCCGCCGCCTCTCCGCACCTGCTGCGCCACCGCGGACGGGCGGTCGTCTTCGACTCCATAGAGGACTTCCACGCCCGCATCGACGACCCCGAGCTCGACGTGGACGCCGACTCCGTCCTCGTCCTGCGGGGCTGCGGCCCCAAGGGCTACCCGGGCATGCCCGAGGTGTCGAACATGCCCCTGCCGAAGAAGCTGCTGGAGCAGGGTGTCCGTGACATGGTCAGGGTCTGCGACGGCCGGATGAGCGGCACCGCCTACGGCACCGTCGTCCTGCACGTGGCGCCGGAAGCCGCGGCAGGCGGGCCCCTCGCCCTCGTACGCACCGGCGACTTCATCACCCTCGACGTCGAGGCCCGCCGTATAGAGGCCGACGTGCCGGCCGACGAACTCGCCCGCAGAACCCCCGACGAGGCCACCGTCACAGGTTTCGCCACCCCTCGCCGCGGTTGGGAACGTCTCTACGTCGACCACGTCCTCCAAGCCGACACCGGCGCCGATCTCGACTTCCTGGTCGGCTCCAGCGGTTCCGAGGTGAGCCGCGAGTCGCACTGA
- a CDS encoding NAD-binding protein yields MERKASLKGRARYWFDTTLARGTSALVGWLALGCLAVVFPASALLVWTDPHAPTSRSGRLAAIWRLTGETLRLGGATGPLLRVLLSVLLALVALVYVSTLVGLITTGLTERLTALRRGRSTVIEQGHSVVLGWSEQVFTVVGELVAANANQRYGAVAVLADRNKTTMEEALSSKVGATGRTRLICRSGPPTDPALLALANPGAASAVLVLPHDDPSADPEVVKTLLALRSVLGGEEGPPVVAVVRDDQYLLAASLAAGSRGIVLESDAITARLIVQSARRPGLSLVYRDLLDFAGDEFYITCDPALTSRSFGDALLAYATSSVVGLLRDGRPLLNPPPQTLIGPGDRLIVITRDDDTARLSDCSELVDESVMTPRQSANARPERILILGWNRRASLIVDQLGRSAAHGSVIAVAADREEVTAEQLREAGADFAPRLTITFRPGDVTRPETLRCLGIDSYDSVVVLGPDPVPGQQPHEADNRTLVTLLVLHQLQQETGRELPVVTEMIDDRNRALAPISPGADVIISGKLIGLLMAQISQNRHLAAVFEELFSLTGSQVHLRPAASYVLPGSESSFATVVAAARQRGECAIGYRRHDRATAVPDHGVRINPDKSERRRWTERDEVVVIAQD; encoded by the coding sequence ATGGAACGAAAGGCTTCGCTCAAAGGCAGGGCGCGCTACTGGTTCGACACCACGTTGGCACGCGGCACCTCCGCGCTCGTCGGCTGGCTGGCGCTGGGCTGCCTTGCCGTCGTCTTCCCTGCGAGTGCCCTGCTGGTGTGGACGGACCCCCATGCGCCGACGTCCCGCTCGGGGAGGCTGGCAGCGATCTGGCGTCTCACCGGTGAGACGCTGCGGCTCGGCGGGGCAACAGGCCCGCTCCTGCGCGTGCTGTTGTCGGTACTGCTCGCTCTGGTCGCCCTGGTGTACGTGTCCACCCTCGTCGGTCTGATCACCACCGGGCTCACGGAGCGGCTCACCGCGCTGCGGCGGGGCCGCTCCACCGTCATCGAGCAGGGGCACTCGGTGGTCCTTGGCTGGTCCGAGCAGGTGTTCACGGTGGTGGGCGAACTGGTGGCCGCCAACGCCAACCAGCGGTACGGCGCAGTGGCCGTACTGGCGGACCGGAACAAGACCACCATGGAGGAGGCCCTCAGCAGCAAGGTGGGGGCCACCGGCCGTACCAGGCTGATCTGCCGCAGCGGTCCCCCCACCGACCCCGCCCTGCTCGCCCTGGCCAACCCCGGCGCGGCCAGCGCTGTACTGGTGCTGCCCCACGACGATCCGTCAGCAGACCCGGAAGTGGTCAAGACGCTGCTGGCGCTGCGGTCCGTACTCGGCGGGGAGGAAGGCCCGCCCGTCGTCGCCGTCGTCAGAGACGACCAGTACCTGCTGGCGGCCTCCCTCGCCGCGGGATCGCGGGGCATCGTCCTGGAGAGCGACGCGATCACCGCCCGGCTGATCGTCCAGTCCGCCCGCCGTCCCGGACTCTCCCTGGTGTACCGCGACCTCCTGGACTTCGCCGGAGACGAGTTCTACATCACCTGCGATCCGGCCCTGACCAGCCGCTCCTTCGGCGACGCGCTGCTGGCGTACGCCACTTCCAGCGTGGTCGGCCTGCTGCGTGACGGCAGGCCCCTGCTGAACCCGCCACCGCAGACCCTGATCGGCCCCGGCGACCGGCTGATCGTCATCACGCGCGACGACGACACCGCGCGCCTCAGCGACTGCTCCGAGCTGGTCGACGAGTCGGTGATGACGCCCCGGCAGTCGGCGAACGCCCGGCCGGAACGGATCCTGATCCTCGGCTGGAACCGGCGGGCCTCGCTCATAGTCGACCAGTTGGGCCGCTCTGCCGCGCACGGGTCGGTCATCGCCGTGGCGGCGGACCGGGAGGAGGTGACGGCCGAGCAGTTACGGGAGGCCGGTGCGGACTTCGCGCCCCGGCTGACCATCACGTTCCGGCCCGGAGACGTCACCCGGCCCGAGACGCTTCGGTGCCTGGGGATCGACTCGTACGACAGCGTCGTCGTGCTCGGCCCGGACCCCGTGCCGGGACAGCAGCCCCACGAGGCGGACAACCGGACCCTCGTCACGCTCCTCGTTCTGCACCAGCTGCAACAGGAGACCGGGCGGGAGCTGCCGGTGGTCACCGAGATGATCGATGACCGCAACCGGGCGCTCGCGCCCATCAGCCCCGGAGCGGACGTGATCATCAGCGGAAAGCTCATCGGCCTGCTGATGGCCCAGATCTCCCAGAACCGGCACCTGGCCGCCGTGTTCGAGGAACTGTTCTCCCTCACCGGCAGCCAGGTCCATCTGCGACCGGCGGCGTCGTACGTCCTGCCCGGCAGTGAGTCTTCCTTCGCCACGGTCGTGGCAGCGGCGCGGCAACGGGGCGAATGCGCCATCGGGTACCGCCGCCACGACCGGGCCACGGCTGTTCCCGACCACGGAGTGCGGATCAACCCGGACAAGAGCGAGCGTCGGCGCTGGACCGAGCGCGACGAGGTGGTCGTGATCGCGCAGGACTGA